TACACCGAAGCGCGGCTCATTCCTCGTGACCTTCTGCCTCGAACTCACAGCGAAGTGGCAGAACATgcggataaggaagggaagaagggggagggtgcGTATGTGGCCACTCCATGTCTTCTGCGTGAAAtcaaaacagagaaggaaatgaTAGATGAGAGAATTCTAATACATACGGGAAATAAATGTcatagcgtctctctctctctctctctctctctctctctctctctctctctctctctcaggtggacaGGTGACCGTGGACTCCATCTTGCGGGCGGTTCTGAAGGGCATCAAGAGAGGCGAGGAACACTTCGAGGTCAAGATAAGGATACTTCTTGCCTGTAGACGGGAGTACCCtggtaatgcacacacacacacacacacacacacacacagttttttgttgttgttgtttgtatgtgtgtatgtacgtgtattttcttttatatagtagagaaagcagttcaagggcaaaagaaaaaaattataagaaaaaaaaggcctGCTGTTAACTGTCCCTATAGAAAGAGTTCAGAAAAGGGACcaattctttctattttccttatattttcttgttaaCACACTAGCCTACTTCTGTCACGTATTCCAGCCTGGGACATATAATTATTAAACCCATCTGTCAATTGCCTCACCATCTCTTCGtccattttttttacgtttttgttATTTACTCGAGGGCAaaatacaaaacaacaaaagGCCCGCTAATCGTTGCCCCTGCACAAGTAAacaggagtggccagaagagtgGTCAGTCGTGGCGCCCCCTGCTGAAGACGCGACACggacaagaaaacgagaaaatagcGATTGATGTTCGGCGTTTTTGCATTTTTCCTGGGTATATGTGTGAAAAGAATTGAACATCATACCAAAATGTCTTGGAATTTTAGTCTGAAAAGTTGACTCAGAACGCCTGCATAGTCGGTCGATGTGAGGCCAGTGATATCTGAAGATCGAACCCCAATGTCACTTACCTCACTTCATCAGGGAGCGACACAATAGGCAtacctaacaatcaccaaatgggaaTGTACAAACTTGGcggttgtttattcaatgttctgttcaagaaaaagaatacccataattttagttagttctTGGTTAtcaggattctttacgaaatacaattataacattaccttctactagttaggaaacctactgaatcctggatcggctacggttatgttaggtgcgcctatttcagatggagaggtgtcttgatactctcccttATGTTTGTCCGCAGCTGATAACTctcttgttatagtaggatatcaatgtattattattatttaatatcaccacgaattaggcatacaattgtcaatggaaaaaacccacgacagatagatcacgccaccttataggaatgtcgtccgtcagtgtttaccgtctcagttttgtatacttcgcactccgatggtgcgtggaggtcaccttgacatacgtgaccaattgtaacaattattttccaacctgtaactcgccactccttcacgagagtccgactgacacacaacgacagtcgctctcgctccgtcgcttcttgtacataaaggctacgaatataattcgccttaaggaagctgaagtcttaatcaacaccctttaaacgccccccgacaagcccgttacactctCTGACAATCTTGTTTAATTCGGGCGTTTTCTTAAACAGTGTAAACCTAGGATACCACATTGTTAGTTAGCTAGACACCCACAAATGGATTTCATGAACGCATCTGACGCCGTTCTGTGTATGGCTAGGATCCCACATTATTGGTACATTCGTGTGTTGACCTACCACACAACATGGGGCGACCATACCCAcccgaaagagaaacgaaatgtaagaaatgtattcattatattaaaaacacatgaataatagataaatatgCTATTATTCTACTTCTGttattatttcacttctctttttcaatcAGTAACTCTGTAATCACAACAAGTACAAGATTTTAAAACAACGCGTGGTCGCGCGTTTATTGAGGGTGccacaatcaaaacaaacatctGAGTTGGACAAGAAGTTGAAAAATTCTTCGTTATAATGGTACATATGATGTATAAGTACATGTAATATAGTGAAAATACGAAGCATCATAAAGGGAATGTTCGAATAAATGGTTATACATGAGTATTGTTGCGCGGTTAAATACTGAAACCACTGAAAGACCGACGGTATTTCAGCTTTTCGCCCCAGGCAGGTACACATTCCTACCCCTACCTCATTATATAGAGCAGTGATTCCCAATTATTTAGCACTTGCGACCCCTTTACCAAAAGGTTCAAACTCACGCGACCCCCTGCTACCAACAGCTTGCAAGCAGCAGCTAGGGCTTTTATGACTTGGGTTGCTTGTCAGCACCACTGCCCAGCTGAGATATAAGGCAGTCTCTCGCCACACACGAGCCGCCAGCAAGGATGTTATAACTGTTATTCTActaggtaattctttacaagaagtccgcctccccttccgccactccagcccccccccccccctaccccccaacacaacCCTGGAGACTTGTAATCTATTATAACATAACCTGGcagccggtctgttgacgagtgtcgggcgtgtcacccccccaccaccgccgcccaaaTCCGTCCCGCGCTGCGTAATTTTCGACAGCCCCTCCACATCATAACCTCCCAAGGAAAAAGATCGTAGAAGTTTTTTACGGATTtttttagggaaattttggaagtccATTCTTTAAGTACTCCCAATTCCTCTTAAGCTGTTGCTGGGTTTTGCCTTCCGACACCGAGAAGTTCACATTGAAGTTCTCGGTGATCCTCTCCCATGCTGTTTTGCGTGCCAAAACAGAACTGTAGTCCGATGGCTTCCTGTGGACGACCGTTTTGTCTCTTATTTGGTTCACTAGAAACAGTTTCTGTGAATAAAAAAGCGGGGAGGTCTTGTCTCTTGTAGCCATTTTCAAAGAATGCGGCGCTATACTACATCAGCTGATAAACAGGCCAGCCAACCTACTAGGGCGGGAGCTACCAACCTTTGCGAATCGTCCGCAATTCTGTGGTATGCTAGGTCACGAGTGTGGTTGTCTAGCTAACAACACACTACTGGGTTTGCGAGTGTTTAAGAAATCGAAAAATAACTTTCGGGTGCTAGCACACCACAGTGGTGTGTTGACCTACGAAACGAAATTTTAGAAGTTTAAGAAAACGGGGGATTGTCTTTTTTATGTGAAATCATCGTAGACCAACTCTTCCCGGTCTTTCTCCTCCCTCGCGCTGCAATGTGTTAATCAAGTTAATTCAGCAATGGCCTCGTATGatttttacccatttccattGACTTCTAATTTTTTAATTGAGTTTGACCTCCCATCTCGGGTTCATCTcattattcgtgtgtgtgtgtgtgtgtgtgtgtgtgtgtgtgtcatttcacAAGTGTCGGGGgacgtacaatttttttttttacgtatgtgGGGTAATTAAGTGTTGCATATtcaggtgttctctctctctctctctctctctctctctctctctctccggacatTTTACCCTAGGACATGTATCAGGAAGGGTTGTGAGGGTCTTGAAAGACTTGCTGTATAGATCGGAGAAATGTACGTAGCGAAAAATGTCATGGGGAAAATATGTTAGAAGGTAAAATGTCAGAGGGGATAAATGTCCGTAACCTTAAATATCTCGGCGGCTCTCACTACGACTAATTTCCCAAGGCCCAAGGGAACATCACAACCGGGTTTTCTTTGGTATTTGTATTTCTTATCCTGATTATGTTGCAGAAGTCATGTAAGGCTATCACTAGAATTATAAGGCAGTCCATTGAAATCcgagcaacttccacgagaggctttttcaAACATGGGTACTTGATTTGCCGatatatgtttaagaatacgagttAAAGGTAcaggaaaaaatgtaaatagttgtaaaaaaaaagatgaaaaaagtgatACGCAGAAAACGATTAATTATTTTTGCTTtctaaagatggaaagaagaaaacacgtaACTCACCTGAAGCGGTTTATTATGTTCCTGTGGTTTAATTTGTACGTCTTgcactccctcacctccccctccttcctcagaGTGGGCCTGGGAGACGCTGAGACTGTGTGAGGAATACAGGCACGAGGGTGTGGTGGGCATGGACCTGTCAGGGCGGGAGGGACAGACTGAGGAaggttagtgaagggaagggggcgtggtttcttttcttcgtttctggtGATTTAATTATGTGTAtgtaataagtctctctctctctctctctctctctctctctctctctctctctcacacacacacacacacacacaggcgcggaGCGATTGAGGAACACCGTGATTCGAGACGTGTTTCGAACAGCGGCCGCCAGAGGGATTCACAGGACGGTGCACTCTGGTGAGGCAGGGCCCGCCAGCTGTGTTAAATACGTGAGTaatggtagcaatagtagtagtagcaagcaaGAGGCAAACATCACAGTAGCCACTAGAAATAAAATTCGCCTTCcccactaagaaaaaaaaataatactgcatGGGGGTTGGGCTGGCAtgttcttccattctcctttgttgtttacttgcaacaataaacaatcaaccaatcaataataaaaatacagaatatatgGGTCAAATTACCTACCGTACATCGACTGCCTTATTATCATACTAATGTTTCTCTTACTGAGGGTGCCTGTAAAGGGAGTAGTTAGAGAACTGactccccccctcatcccccgcaatataaaaaaaaaaaatctcagatCTCCCTAATTAGACCCGCTATGCATTTTGAAGTGTTATTTTGTTAATTCCCACCTCCTGGCACAAAGTCAGTTCtccttgaaaataaatatatagatccTGCTCTCAGTCTAGTGTTCATCTAAAAAGTTTCCCTATTTCACCTAAGTTAACAGCATATTACCTCACCTAGCCTCATATTCCCATGTGTGGCTCCAAGATTAAACTATAAGGATAATTATCGAATGCTTTACTTAACTACCAGTAATCTATTAACCACCTGTGTATTTGCCTACCTATCGATTAATTTATCTATTCACCCATATACCTATCTGTCCACCCACCTATCCATCACTTTACATGGAGGCGACTGATGTGCTGAAAGCGGAAAGGATCGGCCACGGGTACAGAGTGTTGGAGGACGAGGAGATATTCGCGAAGTGCCTGCAGCGGGGCGTCCACTTCGAGGTGTGTCCCCACTCCTCACTCCTCACGGGGGCGCTGCTCGACCCTCCCTGCCCACGCCACCCACTCATGAGGTGAGGCTAAATGTTTGCTGATGTGTAACGGGAAAACAGGAGATCGAGAACGACAAGGGAATAGAAACGACCGCACTTTTTGTTGCTCCAAAATACTACATAATATTATGTGGGGAAGGAGTGGAAATGTTGTGAGCATATAAGAACGTGTTAACATAAGTCTGCATGAGGCCTGTAGCTCCTATAAATCTAACCCACCTAGCCTCGCTATTCATGaatttttctcaccttttcttgAAGAGGTCTATCGTATCGGCACTCACATATGACTGGCAAGCCTTTTCCACTCCTCCAAAGAACGATCGATCAGCGTTATAAGATTGCTATAGCCTACTCAGAACATTGTTTTTGTTATCGGTTTCCAGACCCATAGGCCTATATAACTGTACGTCGTTCCCGCACAAAAAAAAGGGATTCAAAGTTATTGTTAAAACCGTTAATTACTGATGGCTTCTTTGTGATATTTATGGGTCAAAAAGCGGAAAATACCATGTGCTGAATAATGATGTGATTCACTGCATGTCTTGTTTCCCCAGACTGGTTGAGGAGGGGGCGAGTTTCAGCCTCAGCTCCGACAACCCGTTACTCACAAACTCGCGGTTGACACAGGAATACGAACTTGTCACCCGATGGGGACTCACCGAGGCGGATATCACACGGGCCGTAAGTCAGTAGCTGAGTTTGAGTTATTTGAAACCTGTGACTCGCGAGCTTACGGTTCAAAATAAAAATGgtaataacaatggtaataacGATTCATCTTGTGGTCTGTtcgcttgttttctttgttcagtCTTGGTGGTTTGAAGCTTTATCAACTACCGCATGTTACCTATGAACAGATATAATGGGGATTTAATAAGTAACTTCTTGCAATGTCATCCGCCTCTCAAGACATCTCCCAGTGCAATCATGCTAGTCTAATATGGTTGTCATACCGTACTTTGAATGTAGATGTTTGTATATCATTATAATTAACCATTTGTACATCTTTCCCACAGAATTTCCAAGCcgcccttcactctttcctccccgcCGATGAGAAAGCAGAGTTGATTGTCAGCCTGAAGGAAGCATATGGAGTAACAGATTGATGGATTGATGTTCTCAGACGCATTTGCCTCCCTGTCTCACATCAACTCTatccaaaggccggaaaggagactaatcgggttccaatgagtgttaagttcatggtacaaaaggaTCGAACTACCACCGGGGCCGTACAAGTATCCATGAAAGTAGCCAGGAATTATACAAAAGCCTTAAATATGTAGGCTACTTGGGTGTCGAAATGCCCCCGCTATCCACAATTAAAGGAATAAACACCACCAACACTCGGCTACCATGCGATTTATCCTCGTTACACCTCGTTGAGAATACGTCACGAAACACTTAACGCAAATCTTTACTTACTGGCCAATAGAGGAATGATGCTGACAAGTAACTAGAGAAGACACTGTGGAGTAGACGGCGCGAGGAGAGGCGGGCGGGTAAAACGTTGGTGGGCAACTCTATCCACAAGCAGTGTTACGATCTTAATATTAGGCGTTTTCTTTGTAAGGAATTGGGTTTTCGCAGGTTATTTTCGGTTTTAACCCTTTGCTCATGGCGCCAAAGGGTTAGGTGCTTATTACATTatataaaaattttttttttttttttacagcaaaggagacagctcacggcaaaaaaaaaaaaaaaaaaaaaaaaaaaagcctgcgcttctctaaaaaagaaaaaaagagggaggaggatagtaagataggtcagggagggaggactacctctctcctcttgaaagttcaaaagaggaggaggaggaaataggagaagaaaggaagattgttcagacagcgtgaggagatggaaggatgaaggggaggcatgcagttagcaagttcagaagagcagtcagcgtggaaatatcgatataagatagaagagcaaacattgcggcggaatttagagAGGTAAGACTATCatcatgagagggaggaggagagcccTTTGCCTTGCCTCCTCTGTCAGAAGAGctgtcttctattaaaagaagttgaataatgcagagtggaatcatcggcgtaggaatggataggaaatAGGCTATAAATACATTGAGTTTGGGATTGGCACGCTTACTTGGACATATTAACGAGTTCAGCGACATTTGCCTTCATGAAAAAGCCTCCCTTAAGGT
This sequence is a window from Eriocheir sinensis breed Jianghai 21 chromosome 1, ASM2467909v1, whole genome shotgun sequence. Protein-coding genes within it:
- the LOC127010352 gene encoding adenosine deaminase-like; this encodes MLLAQAPARSLLKSRVELHIHFTSTVRLETLWELMRCKNHPLPGGGTLQDLKNQVVVKEPKNLSHYLKHKKLVEETLAGDLEAIERVAFELAEEQAKGGVLYTEARLIPRDLLPRTHSEVAEHADKEGKKGEGGQVTVDSILRAVLKGIKRGEEHFEVKIRILLACRREYPEWAWETLRLCEEYRHEGVVGMDLSGREGQTEEGAERLRNTVIRDVFRTAAARGIHRTVHSGEAGPASCVKYATDVLKAERIGHGYRVLEDEEIFAKCLQRGVHFEVCPHSSLLTGALLDPPCPRHPLMRLVEEGASFSLSSDNPLLTNSRLTQEYELVTRWGLTEADITRANFQAALHSFLPADEKAELIVSLKEAYGVTD